The region TTATGCATATCATGCACCTTTGAAGTATCTATTTAATAAAAGGGACTCAAAACCAAAATTGCTACGATGGGTGTTtctgttgcaagaatttgatcTGGAAATTAAAGATAAGAAAGGGGTAGAAAATGTTGTGTTAGATCACCTTTCCAAGTTAGATAATGTTGAAGTGACCAAAAATAAGCAAAGTATTACAGACACCTCCTTTCCAATCCATTCACTACTCGCCATAACAACAACAAATCCATCACAAAACAACAAAAGGAGCAGAAAAAATCGCAAATTACGGTCACCTCCTTTCCGCCGGAAACAAACGCAAACGCCACTCCTCCTGCCACCACCTGCGCGCTCACACAACAACCACCCGCATATCTCCTCTTCAGAGCCACTGTGTCACTCGCCGGAAACGCAAAATTGTCGCCGCTGCAACCCTCCAAGAAACCCCACACGTCTCTCCGTTAAAGCCATCACCACCGCGACGCCGGAAACTCCTCTCCCCCTTTCTCTCAGCGTTTGATTTCGAAACAATGTGGGTCGTTGTTGTTGTAGTGGCCGAAATCAGATTTGAAGCAAATGGAAGAGTGGAAAGCTTTTTGATTTGAAGCAAGAAAGAGAAGGAAAAGAACAGTGATTGATTTTTCTTTGGTTGCATGGAAAGTCGCGAACGAAAGTAAAAAAGATGCGTTGGAACTTTTCTTCTCTCGTTTTTGAACAGAGAGGGTAGTAACATTTAATCCTATCCCACTTAATTtgtttatttttcatttttatttttatttttttattatttcattctaataaataataaaaaaaaattaaataaaaaatcacATACACTATCTACTAAACTAATATAAAAAACTTATAATTGATTGTTCAATTCAATGGTCAAAAAAACGAAATTTAAATTGAAATTCTCTTAAAGTATACTCTTTTATTAGTTACTACAAATAGAATGAATGAAAAAAATTGCataaaaagtaaataaatgaATGAGTCCATAAATGTGAATTTTTTTTCAAACATGAATATGGACGGTATATTCACACAATTGTCCAATAAAAAAATTACTAAAAATAACTACCAAATACTTCTTTTATGGGATATTATTCtgtttttctttctctttttctatATACGTAAGATTTTCTGATTTCTCTTAATTCGATAATTTTTTCACAGTTTCCACATcgttgttgttgtttttatgaATTGAATCCGAAAGAGAATCGGCATGGGTAGCTCTGATCTGTCATTGCTTTTGCCTCGGGTTCTGATCGTTTCTCGACGTACCATTCGCAAGAACAAATTTGTAGATTTTGTTGGTAATTAATAATACTCTTTCTCTTACTCATTCTATTTCTACGCATCTGCTTTCTTGATTCTCATTTTTTAATTTCTCAAATGTCATAAAGACATTACTTAATGCTATctattataaattatatattacAACAGGTGAGTATCATCTTGATCTCATTGTAAGATATGGAGCTGTTCCCATCATTGTCCCTAGAGTCACTGGAATTCACACTCTCTTAGAAAGCTTTGAGCCTATTCATGGTGTTCTTCTTTGTGAAGGTGAGGACATTGATCCCTCTCATTATGATGATCCTCAACTCTGTGGACTTACACCTCAAGAGCTTGAGGCCATAAGGGAGCTTCATCCAAGTGATGCTGCCATTGATAAAGAGAAAGACTCCATTGAGCTAGCGCTTGCTAAACTCTGCCTTGAAAGAAATATACCTTATTTGGGTATATGCAGAGGCTCTCAAATTCTTAATGTTTCCTGTGGAGGCACTCTTTACCAAGATATAGACAGAGAGATAGTTGAGAAAAACCATGAGTTTCGAAGAGTGGTTCACATGGACTATCTAAACTATGATGGACATCGGCATTCCATAAATGTTATAGCGAACACGCCTTTGCATGACTGGTTTAAAGATTCTTTTGTGGACGGGAAAATGGAGATCATGGTGAACAGTTACCACCACCAAGGCGTTAAGAGATTGGCACAGAGATTTGTTCCAATGGCATTTGCTCCGGATGGCTTGATGGAAGGATTTTACGATCCTGATAATTATAGTCCTGAAGATGGTAAGTTTATTATGGGACTTCAGTTTCATCCCGAGAGAATGAGGAACCATGAAAGTGATGAATTTGATTATCCTGGATGCAGTATGGCTTATCAGGTATAATACACTTTTACTCTTTTTGCAATTGCATGGAAAATTTCTATAAGTAATAAAATGGAAGCATTCTTGTTGCTGTTTGTGAAATAGGAGTTTGCAAAAGCTGTAATAGCTTTCGAGAAAAAACTTAGCAGCTCAATACTTGTCCCCAAGTCTCCAAAGCTAAATGAGGAACTGGAGCAAAAGAGAAAACAGATTGTGAAAAGCTTTTCAGTCGCTAGAGACATGTATAAGTCCGATTCTCATGTCGATGTGAGCCAAAGTTCTGTACTTAAGCCGGGAGCAGACTTTCTACAGGTTACTCAAAAGCTCTACTCTTTACATGGATTGTGTCGCTAAATTCTATACAAAAAACCGTCATGTTGGTTCCTAACATCTTAATAGCACGGACTGTATAGCCGAATTTTACATACTTCAGAGACTAGTTAGTATAAACTCGATTTATCTTTATATGATAGATAATGTTTGATTTTACAGGCAAGTACAGCACTGAGTTTGCAGCAGGAGAATAGGCTAAAGCAGGTTGGTGCAACCTATAGAAACGGTTCAAGTTACGCACAAAAGATGAAAATGAATCAGACGAGGGAGAAGGCTGCTAGGAACATGATGTCAAATATGTCTGTGGAGCAGTTAACAGAATTGGTGTCTTTTTATGGATCGATGCATCAGATATGTTCTGAGACAATTGACAGAAAGATGAATGAACTAGTTGTAGAAGAAAGTTGACAGGAAAATAGTAGAATTATAAGTGTGCAGAAAATTTTGATatatttttaatttgttttatcTCCATTTCAAATTAGAAGAAACACAATATTATCTTTTTTTGTTTTATGTCCTTTAGTCAGTTAGTGAAATActgattttttttttcttttctaacTAGAAATAGACTTTCAAGTTTGTGAACAAACCATTATCCATCAATCGATTAAATAGACAAAATGAATAATCATCTATGATTGGTGCATATGTTCTAAGAGTTGTTGGTTTAAGATTGTAGTTCCTTTTGTTTTCTAGTACTTTTCCTTTTCCAATTAATAAAAGAACAAGTAGTTgaacaaaagaataaaaatatgTCCACAAGCATATGAGAAACACTTATAGCAGCCACCCTCCATTGTAGATAGCATGTGCCAAACAAGCCACCAAAGGAATCACAAATTTAGAGGTATATGCTAGGAATATGGTGAAAAGTCTCGATCTAGAACTTGTTGACAAGATAGAAAATAATTGAGGAAAAACTTGATTTATCATACAGAAATCCAATACTGCGTCACGATATATTATGACAGCATTAAATCCATTTAATAATCTTATCATACATAATAGGACTATTGTAACATTTTATAATTATAATTTGAACTCATTTTCTTCAATTAAGCTATAGTATTGCTGCAAGACCAGAAAATTTCACCCTACAACTTCATTGATATCAAAACTCAACAAAAGAGTTCTACTAGTAATGCAGCTAACAAAACGTAACTATAGTAATTCAGATACAGATTTGGGGCAATTCAAGCATGAGTTACATATACTTAACAGCAACGCCTTATGCATTAGAGTAAAATTCCCCCAACATATTTAAAGCTCCTCCCTATAATGGTGATCATCAGGACATTAAAAAAGCAGCCTGTTCTGTTTAACAAAAGCATACCGACATAGATATATTTAGAAAATAAGAAACAATCGATGTAGGACTCGTCGATGTTAGCAAAACAAAACAACCTCGCAACAAACATCAGCCACCACTTGTGAAGCTTCTCGTAATTTTGTACATCCACCATCAACACATTCTGAAACTTGTCTAGAGCTTTGCTTCTTTTATTTCGATTTTTACTCTTTCTGATTCTTTTGCTTATTACAGCAGAAAGTTACAAAGGAGAGAGCTTAACATCTTTTATACCTTTTCTTTTTTCCTTCATGTCAAAAAGGTGATTAATTCTGATTTCATAAAGTACAACATCTAAGAATTGGGCCAGAGGAGGCATCGGAAAATACCAGGACCAATTCTTAAGCGGTTACATGCGTGAACCGGGTTCACGCAATCAACGGCTGAAAAACAGGAAATCTGGGTGACTGACCTGAAGCAGTCTTAACCATTTATCAGCATTCTGTAAAAGAGAGTTGGATAATTGACGCTCGTATCCACCACTTGGAGTCCATAGGGGTCCCTTGAACTTGTATGAGGCGAGACCAAAAACAGGTAAAGATATTTTTGGAACACCGTCCATCTCGGTTGAATATGATGGTACAGGAGCCTGCACTCTTTGTGAACCTGAAAAAGAGAATAATATATGTTCCAATAAAGCAGCTGACAACTGGTTATCATCACATACACTTGTAGCATCTTGCAATGATTAACCCATGGAAATAAATAAAGCACTTATAGCTGGCAGTGTAAGCTTAAATAAAAACATTAGCCATGATTGAACTCGTAGATGTGGACAATCAATGGCACCTgatatttgaaaataaaattcTGATTTTGATAATTTTAAACAGACAGGGAAAAACATCACAACTTACAAAACTTTTGAAACATTTCTGAATCAAAATTAAAAAGAGGTCATATTGGCCAATAACTTGCTAACGAAAACAAAGATGACGCATTGTGACAGTCACTATTGTTGTGATCTACGTTATAATAAGTGTTTCTGCTACCAGCATTTGATTAAGTTGTTTATCCATATTGAGCCTTTACACTAAAAGCCTAAAATACAAAATGCCAGTCGAAGTAGGAAATTCATTcatttaaatataaaaaatagaCTGGCTCTGTTATCACCACTTTCCAAACTATGTTATAAAACAAAATCCAACAACTAAAATGAAGGAAAATCCATCCTACCTCCCACGGGTGTAGAAAGAGAATGGTATGTCAGAAAGCACGCATCAAGATCTTTTAATGTTTGACCCATTGGGATTCTGTATATAGGATACCTATAAACCAAACATAGAACCAGGTCAGTCCCATGATCATATGTGTAAGCAGAATGTCGAAGTACAAAAATAAAGAAGAATACCATGCTACAGATATCCAACTTGATGATAGTATATCACAACTTCTAAGTGTCAGCAGTTGAGGGAAACGAAAAGCAAGGTCCATTATCTATCCAACGCAAAAAAATGGAAATTAATCAAAAGCTAAACAAAGTTATGGAAATAACAAACTGCCATGGATTTGGCAATGTAGAGTCAGCGAGTTATCACACCTTATCAGCCAAAGGTTCGCGGCCATAAGGATTGTCCCGTTCAAAATACTCGAATAGCAAGTAGCCCTGAGAATTGACAGATTCACCATCATCACTAGAAGAGCCATCTTGTGGGAGAGTATGCTGATTTCTCACAGATAATCTACCCATCCAATGAGATAAGTCATCCGAGAGATGGGGAAGATTCCTTTGTTCCCTATATCCTCTAGCAGGTTCACAATCACTGCTACCATCACTACTTGAGTCCCTGAAATCACTATCACTGTCCTCGCCTAGTTGCCTATGAAAGAACAAAACAATAATATATTAATATGGTATTATCGGTTTCCCCTTAGAATGAATGTTCACCAAAAAACAATCTTCCAAACAGGGCCAAAGTAAGCAATATACCTTGACTTTACAGATGGCTTGACAGTCTGGGCATAAATTTGAATCCCAGAAAGATAAGGAACATAGTATTGAACAACACTATCTTTGTCATTTAGTACAAGCGGCACTCCAGCACCGTACGCACTCCACTCCCTAAATGATTCCCACAAATCACCAAGAACAAAGTAAGGTGGAACCTCCTCACTACACGTCCTAAAGCTTCTCGTGTTCCTCTGCAGTATCCAATTTACAATCAAAAAAAGAAATACAAATCTTCACATATATAATCATACAATTCCCTAATCACATCAAACTTTTCATTAAAGAAACTCATAGATGTCATTAATATTTTCGATTGAAAAATTGCTTCCACGGAATCACATTTCAACTGGGTGTTGACTTCATATTCCCTGCATTTGATAATCCCCCTTGCTTTTTGAACATATATTAAAATGCAGATAAAATAACGCAAGAACTCAAAGTATGCGACTTGTGCTTACTTTACAGTGGTTATTAAAAACTTTAGGCAAACATCACTGGCGTTTTAAATCGTTTAACTAACAATTAACAATATATAACACTTAATAATGCACAATATATAACATTTAATTAACAATATATAACACTTAATAATGCCCAATATATAACATTTAATTAACAATAAATAACATTTAATAATGCATTATATATGATTCTCTTCCATAAATACTCACTATCTACTTTCTATTTCTCGCACATATGTAAAATAAAACTAGTTATACCctcaaacaaaatgaacaaaaaCTGACTTGGACTGACTAGCCACGGCCTGAATCGAAGATGTATCAAAACCGAAAACCGTTACATTGATGAAAACCGATTTGACTCTACACTATGAAGCTCGAACACCCCAAATACGACCCCGACTCTGATACGGCGACACcgataataattttaaaatatgaATATATTAAATGTAATAAGGTGTCACTGAATGTGTCTCACACGAACACGGGCACGCCTTTTTTCAAAGGTGTCAGTGCTACATAGACTCTACATATAGAAGCTTCCAGATGATGAACCAGAGCCATCACTGTTATTCTTCATTGACTTCTCAAAGCCATGTTTGGCCATTACACCCTAGCAGAAAGCTTAACTTTATGTCATAGTATTAATTTACTAAAATTCATTATCCACGTGCTTAGTCTTTTACTCTCCCATTGAATGCATCGGTCACAAACAAAGACACAAACATTAAAACAAAACTTCAGTCACTCCAACAATTAAACATACTAAATCAAGCAAAAAAAAAAACTTAACTAAACCACAAGCTCCAGTAACTAAAATAGAAAAACAGAACAACCTTAGAAAGATGCTGAGCATGCACAGACGGCGTAACCGATTGCAAAAACCTTTCCAAGTTACTCAACCGCTTCACCTCCGTTTCACACGCCGGTACCACAACTACTTTCTTGGTCTCTTCAGACCCAACCCGGTTATTCTCTCgtttcttctctttctcaacCGAATCCACAGATTTCTCCCTAACCACCGACCGACTCGGCGTTACATCGCTGTGAGCTCTCCGAATCCTTTCATTCTCCGCCGTGTGTAACAACCGGCGAGCTTGCGGCGGATTATAAAACCGATCCTCACCACGACCACGCGAAAAGTTCATGCTAGTACCCAACATTCCTAAGGGTGCGAAAAAAATAAGACCCGGAAATCAAAAACGGAACTTCTTTAAATGGGTAATTTGAAAAACCTCGAGTGTAGTCAACGGATGAAGCTATTAGAATTTCGATAGAAACGAAGAGAATCGATCTATGGAGATTAAGATTGAGAATTTTAGGGTTTGTTGAAAAATTGGGAAAAGGGTTATCAGAGTTGAATCGGAAAAAGCGAAGTGAGTGTTTGAGTTAAATAAAAAAGGGGAACGTGGAGAGAGTCAGAAAATGGATCTGATGTTGGACAGTGGAGAGGTAGAAGGGTAGGGACGAAGGGTAAATGAGTAATTTCAAAAGAGGGAAAACGAAGAGTAAAAGAAACAATAAAGaaagagaaataaaaaaaaacaagtaTTATTGAGATTGGATTGAAGAACGAACTAGTTCCCTTTCATTGAATGCCAACCACGAACTAAAcgttttattattatttttctattatttatttttaataacTTTGGCTTATACAAACCATTTTTGGGACAATACGTAATATAATGATGATTGACATTGTTTATAAATTTTAGATTCCAAATTTTACTTTTCTCTCTCTTCTTTCTTGTCTTTTCAAATTTCAACTCACGCCAAATTTTCCTTGCTCTCCATTTCAAAAATCTCAAATTTTAAAACTTCCCTCTCGTTTTACTTGTGCTCCATTTTCCATCAACTTATACACATTactttttgtttttctttatcAATAAGGTTTGTCatttttttgtcattttttttttgtgattaaaGATATTTGAAAAAAGAATTTAAGGGCGTCGAGGACGTCGACCTCCTGCTTCAAGCAAGATGTTAGAATTGTttaatgttttaaaaaaaatactttaAATCTAGAAAAAAAAAAGTTAATGTTAAGAGAAAAGCTGTTAACCAATGACGATCATGCATTCCGTTAAGTCAGactgaaaattttaaaatactgATATGACATAACAAAATGATATATTCTTATTGGATGATAGTGTAAAACTATTTTACACTGTCAACGCATCACCATTAAACTTTAACGCTAATATGAATTCTTCCATATAATTTATTCTTTTGTCATTTATGAAATTAATCGAGGATACTTTTTTAATTTTCCAAGTTTTTATCCTTTTCTATTTGGTTTTATGGTGAGAAATGTTTATTTGATTTTTATATTGCGTTGTTTATCTCAAAAATATCTTTAAATTTATCTTGGTGTATGAGATATGAGATACTCAAAAAAAAGTTTTTAgatttttgtttttaatttttcaattCACAATAATGcaaaaaaattgtttgaaattTTTCTATTAGCTTTTAGTTTTTTTTCAAATGCCATTTGAATTAATTTTTATCTTTTAGCTTATAATTTTTTCTCCCATTTATACCTTTATTATTTtaacaaaaatatatttttacaTCTCAATGTATTACcttatttatttatatatatatatatatatatatatatatatatatatatatatatatatatatatatatatatatatataaaaggtAATAATACATTGAAAGATGATGTAATACTTAATGTCTTTAAGTAATATTTAAATTATATAAGAAATTTTAAAATACTATTAATAATAAGTTAGTGAGACTGAGAATCAATAAAATCAATCAAGACAACAAAATGTAAGATATAATTGAAGTTTTActataaaatattaaataataaattaaatttttattattattttaaattaatcTCAACGAATTCAAAATTATAATATTATTAATTTGTGTATGTTAAATTCATTATAAAATTTGTATAATGAATTTAATATATTTGGATTCTATCTTTAATTTTTCACATATATTAAAATTGCttttatgttttgattaataCATTTATTTTTATGGAATAAAAGTTAATTTAATAAGATAATGAATCATCTATCTTTAATTAAGAATATTTTTTTAAATCATTTTATATCTATTAGTTGGTGTAACACTTAATTATCAAAAACGTAAATTAATTTATCAGCTATAAGTCATCAACCATAAACTATCAGCTACCAGCTATCAACTATTAGCTATTTTTAACAAAGAGAACCAAAATAGTTTGTTTGGTAAGACCTATAAAAGAGCTTTTAGATTTTAGCTTTTAACTTTTCAACTCACATTAATGAAAAAACTTTGTTTGAAAACTTTCTTTTACCTTTTAGCTTATAGCTTTTTTACTATCTTTTAGCTTTTTTAAAAAAGCTATTTGAAGTAGCTTTTAACTTGTGACTTTTGTaactttattattttaataaaaatttattCTTACCCTTTAATATTTTaacatttatatatatatatatatatatatatatatatatatatatatatatatatatatatatatataatatatatatatatatatatatatatatatatatatatatatatatatatatatatatatatatatatatatatatatatatatatgtctcAATTTATAAGATGAAAGATGATGTAATATATAATATCAATAAGTAACATCTAAAATTatataataaattttaaaatggTGTTTATAATTCCCAAGTTAGTGAAATGCTATAAGAGAATCAATGAAATCAATCTAAACGAAAAAAAATTCAGGATATTATTGGAGTTTTATAGTAGAATATTAAATAATAaacttatttttattattaatttgtATTAATTTCAGTGAATTCAAAATTACAATGTTATTAATTTGTGTATCTCGTTAAAGTTTATTATAAAAAATTTATACACATTTAATATATTTTGATATTATCTATAATTTTTTATATCTATTAAAACTTTTTCATATTTTTATTAATACATTTATTTTTATCgaataaaaaataatttaataatataatataataagATAATGAACCATAATTTTTAATTAAGAATATCATTTTATGTCATTTTGTATCTATCATCTAATGTAACATCTAATTTACTAAACACTCAAATTAACTTATCAATTATTAG is a window of Lathyrus oleraceus cultivar Zhongwan6 chromosome 6, CAAS_Psat_ZW6_1.0, whole genome shotgun sequence DNA encoding:
- the LOC127098324 gene encoding uncharacterized protein LOC127098324, producing MLGTSMNFSRGRGEDRFYNPPQARRLLHTAENERIRRAHSDVTPSRSVVREKSVDSVEKEKKRENNRVGSEETKKVVVVPACETEVKRLSNLERFLQSVTPSVHAQHLSKRNTRSFRTCSEEVPPYFVLGDLWESFREWSAYGAGVPLVLNDKDSVVQYYVPYLSGIQIYAQTVKPSVKSRQLGEDSDSDFRDSSSDGSSDCEPARGYREQRNLPHLSDDLSHWMGRLSVRNQHTLPQDGSSSDDGESVNSQGYLLFEYFERDNPYGREPLADKIMDLAFRFPQLLTLRSCDILSSSWISVAWYPIYRIPMGQTLKDLDACFLTYHSLSTPVGGSQRVQAPVPSYSTEMDGVPKISLPVFGLASYKFKGPLWTPSGGYERQLSNSLLQNADKWLRLLQVSHPDFLFFSR
- the LOC127098323 gene encoding putative glutamine amidotransferase GAT1_2.1; the protein is MGSSDLSLLLPRVLIVSRRTIRKNKFVDFVGEYHLDLIVRYGAVPIIVPRVTGIHTLLESFEPIHGVLLCEGEDIDPSHYDDPQLCGLTPQELEAIRELHPSDAAIDKEKDSIELALAKLCLERNIPYLGICRGSQILNVSCGGTLYQDIDREIVEKNHEFRRVVHMDYLNYDGHRHSINVIANTPLHDWFKDSFVDGKMEIMVNSYHHQGVKRLAQRFVPMAFAPDGLMEGFYDPDNYSPEDGKFIMGLQFHPERMRNHESDEFDYPGCSMAYQEFAKAVIAFEKKLSSSILVPKSPKLNEELEQKRKQIVKSFSVARDMYKSDSHVDVSQSSVLKPGADFLQASTALSLQQENRLKQVGATYRNGSSYAQKMKMNQTREKAARNMMSNMSVEQLTELVSFYGSMHQICSETIDRKMNELVVEES